The following coding sequences lie in one Arachis hypogaea cultivar Tifrunner chromosome 9, arahy.Tifrunner.gnm2.J5K5, whole genome shotgun sequence genomic window:
- the LOC112710506 gene encoding auxin-responsive protein SAUR78, translating to MAKVGKLTKIKSAIKRWPSLSKLSRNNSCVSAASCDSNHGAASSKEQNVVYVGRSRRRYLVNSEIIDHPVFQELVDRSNSNNNSNGGCHGGIVVSCEVVLFEHLLWMLESAETQLGSMDELVEFYTCAC from the coding sequence aTGGCGAAAGTGGGAAAACTAACGAAGATCAAGTCAGCGATCAAAAGGTGGCCGTCACTCAGCAAGCTGAGCCGCAACAACAGCTGCGTCTCCGCCGCCAGCTGCGACTCAAACCACGGCGCCGCCTCTTCCAAGGAACAGAACGTTGTGTACGTTGGCAGATCGCGGAGGAGGTACCTCGTGAACTCCGAGATCATAGATCACCCGGTGTTCCAGGAGCTGGTGGACAGGTCCAACAGCAACAATAATAGTAATGGTGGCTGCCATGGCGGAATAGTTGTTTCTTGTGAGGTGGTTCTGTTTGAGCACTTGCTTTGGATGCTTGAGAGTGCTGAGACTCAGTTGGGGTCCATGGATGAGCTGGTTGAGTTCTACACTTGTGCATGCTGA